The DNA window gcAACAATATGcatggaaatttctctgccagtttctgcatcccgcaGGGATTCTTCttctgtgtttctgcacctgtggttcccacacaaggttgcaacatcgtttgtcaacactgtctgctctcattttctcgcacatttgaccctccgatgttctgtgtacctacactctgtcctccctctgtctaggcctgctgtgtgtgtgtgtgtgtgtgtgtgtgtgtgtgtgtgtgtgtgtgtgtgtgtgtgtgtgtgtgtgtgtgtgtgtgtgtgtgtgtgtgtgtgtgtgtgtgtgtgtgtgtgtcaatttcCACACTTTCTATTAGCCCCGTGTCCAGTGGACCCAGACATCttgtatgtaatagaaatgtgtagggggggtgtatggtgtgtgttcattaaatatgtattctaaaatatgttcttcacagaaaatgagccaaagccagtgagtctcagtttgaaaagtataatttttcttttaataaaaatcgaaaacgggtcccacagacccgaacaccacacaagtgtTAATGAAAATGTTTGtaccatgtttttttaaaatgttttttgtggctTTTTTGTTAAACTTTGTAGTTGGAATCAGTCTGAAAGATGTTGGTTACCTACAGTAAGTGACACATATGTGACAGCTTTGATGTGTGTGTTGCTGCTGCAGGTATAACGTGGGGCAAAGTGGTCTCCATGTACGCAGTGGCCGGAGCCCTGGCGGTGGACTGTGTCAGACAAGGCCACGCAACCACAGTTCACATCATCGTTGACAGTCTGGGCCAGTTCGTCCGCAAATACCTCGCTCATTGGCTGAAGAGACGAGGAGGCTGGGTGACTGGTTCTTGttgtcttgtgtattctttgctCTTTCTTACTGCTGCAATGCAGCGTGGCAACATTTTAAGGCCCTTGGCGTACGTTTGACTTTTTTATGCATCAGCACTATTTGTTGTAGTTAGGCGTGGAGCTGAATAAAGGCCAGAATTTTTGTACTTGAAAAAAAGAATCTTTCAAAAATGTAGTTTAttgttaaattttaaaaaaaatacggtgtattcaaaatacaaataaatgcacACATTTTTTTAGTACTAGTATGATTCACTCTGGTAATTATATTtgaacaagttatttattttcattttttaacttTCCCCACGTTAAATTTAATCTGAAAAAAAATGAAGATTTAAATCTGAAAAAGAATTATCTGAAACTGAACAATTTTTAAAATAACgaacaaaatataattatattcAACCTGGAAAAAATTTGTGCACTTATTTTcactttaaatccatccatccatccatcttcttccgcttatccaaggtcgggtcgcgggggctgcagcctaagcagggaagcccagacttccctctccccagccactttgtccagctcctccccggaggatccctaggcgttcccagtcttcccaacgtgtcctgggtcttccccgtggcctcctaccggtcggacgtgccctaaacacctcccgagggaggcgatcgggtggcatcctgaccagatgcccgaaccacctcatctggctcctcttgatgtggaggagcagcggctttactttgagctccccccggatgacagagcttctcaccctatctctaagggagagccccgccacccggcggaggaaactcatttcggccgcttgtacccgtgatcttgtcctttcggttataacccaaagctcatgaccataggtgaggatgggaacgtagttcGACCGgtcaattgagagctttgccttccggctcagctccttcttcaccacaacagatcgatacagcgtccgcattactgaagacaccgcaccgatccgcctgtcgatctcacgatccactcttccctcactcgtgaacaagactccgaggtacttgaactcctccacttggggcagggtctcctccccaacccgaagactTTAAATTTACTCATGAATTTTTCCAAAATTCACCATCAAAACTTGATTTTTCAGTTTTAAAGTTTATTTATTCCAAGTACAAAAATGGCAGTTGGACCATTAATATGACAATAAGATATATGCAACCAGaaaacatgtttcttttttttaggtCAGCTCTTGCAACTTATGATTAAGTCGTCATAAATTGTGGTAgacttttttttcaccatttgaaTTTGTTGTTATTTGGGAATACATTGCAGTCTCTTGGAAGTACATGTTGAACTGTCCCAAATCCTAATTGTGTGTTAACGTGTCTGCTGCAGGAAGACATGACAAAATGTGTGGTGAAGAAGGACCTCAGTTCAGAACATCATTGGCTCTCCTCAGCCCTGGAGTCTCTGCGCTACTTCCTTACCATGATGTACGTTTACATCATGAAGGACCAGTGACTCATGCATGGCCTCCTGGAATTGTTATCGTTTTGACACCACATGCCAATAATATAAGAGATCCGGCCCGGGTGATATCTGACTTTTTGCTGAGTGGCTGTCGACAAATGTGTCGTCAGCATCATTTGGCTCCTGTCACATGACTTTATCCAAAGGGTAGTCTCTGCAGGAGCTGCCAAGTTGTAAGGTGATGGAACAAGTGTTTTTTGTACATTACTACTTGCAAATGTTTAGTTATGAAGTCctgtggtggaaaataagtatttcacTGAGGGCTTTACACCTCAGCATGCTGCGATATTCTATCTACTGCTTGGCTTTAATACATCAAAATGTGACCAAGAAATGCTGGGTGGGTCTTTCAGGGCCCAGTATTTTGGGTGCCAAAGTAAgaggatttgtgtgtgtgtgtgtaatataataGTGTTTTTCTTCACTTTTAAATCTGTAAATAGattatttatgattttattttttcaacaatTAAACCATTACAGTATATTAAAAACAGCCGCGAGAGAATGTCTTCAGAATGTTTGTGTGATATGCTTCTTTTCGGTGTGTGCTCTTTTTAACGGTGTTAATTTGTGTGTGAATGTTATTTTCTGCAATAAATCACAAATATTTTTGAAATGATCTCATTAAAACCTCATATTAAACCGATGAAAATTAgattattatatgtatgtgtgtgtgtgtgtatatatatatatatacatatatatgtgtgttaatgtatgtgtatgtatatatatgtatatatataatgtatatgtatatattatatatgtatgtatatatatgtatattatatatatatatgtatgtatatatatatatatatatgtatatatattaacacacatatatgtatatatatatatatgtatatatattaacacacatatatatgtatatatatatattatgtatatatatatatgtatattatatatatgtatgtatatatatgtatatatatatgtatatatattaacacacatatatatgtgtatatatatatatatatatatatgtatatatatatatatatatatatatataaagtattgatatttctatatatacatttattcagATTCAGAAGTagtttattaatcccagaggggaaattacattttcagcaaaaccccattcaagatcagacaaacattacagggacacAGAAAAAGtattgctgacgggtctgccaacttcgaTGCCTCTTACAAAAAAAAAGGCGAGAAACAAGTAAATATTGGGGAGGGGGGAGAGTAAAACAATATTccgtcaaaggctggactccagggagggggtcctgactgaggccaaggggaaaaaaactcatagccatagcacacatagaccagttacatagaatcaacaaaacttgcaacagaggggaaggAGTGGGTGCTACAGGGGCTGGCTGCTGCTGTATAAGCGCTAcccagccatatatatatatgtatagtatattgTGTTGAACAAATTAAGCCACTTGTTGGAGGTGGTGGaattaatacaaaaatatgttAAATCAGATGTTTTGATGGATCAGACCTAATTTGCTTACAGAAGTCTACCATGTCATTTTAAAAAACATACCTTTATTGGAACATATACACCAACAAAATTACAGCGCTGCTTTACATTAGACATTTAAATGGAATTTAACAAATTCATCAGTGGCTTCTGAGCTTTACAGTAAGCATGCACATACATCTCCAATcacactgagcagtttaaagatTATTATGACAGAAGGAGTAAAAATTAAGAAATTTTCCGTTGTAATCTGATCCCTATTTAGCAACAAGAGTCATGGGTGTCTATTGTAATGCGTCAATGAGCTGACCGCCATTCCATTTTGCCTCAAGACACCCGGGCGTACGTGATGTGCAAGTGTTCAATCAGTGGCTGGTTGTCTGTTGCCATGGAAACCCTCTGTTCTAGTCTCCCGTCTGACTTGAGCTGAAACACTCTTGAAATCTGAAAGAAACGATGAGATTTTTTGTGTGTCCGCCACGCAGACGAGTCCAATTTGAGACAAAATACCTCCTGTACATGCGGCTCCTTGGCGAAGGAGATTCTAGCGACAGAGTGGCTACGCAGGTTCAGCTGCTGGCCTGTCAGCTCACCCTCTTCAATCTCTACCAGACCTGTATTGACAAAAAACATTGTACATTTGAGTCACCTTATGcaggatgtacaaaacccaaaaccagtgaagttggcacgttgtgtaaatggtaaataaaaacagaatacaatgatttgcaaatccttttcaacttatattaaattgaatagactgcaaagacaagatacttaacgttcgaacttaaaaactttgttattttatgcaaatattagctcatttggaatttgatgccagcaacatgtttcaaaaaagctagcacaagtggcaaaaaagactgagaaagttgaggaatgctcatcaaacacttatttggaacatcccacaggtgaacaggctaattgggaacaggtgggtgccatgattgggtataaaaacagcttccatgaaatgctcagtcattcacaaacaaggatggggcgagggtcaccactttgtgaacaaatgcgtgagaaaattgtcgaacagtttaagaacaacatttgtcaaccagctattgcaaggaatttagggatttcaccatttacggtccgtaatatcatcaaaaggttcagagaatctggagaaatcactccacccaagcgatgatattacggaccttcgatctctcaggtgttactgcatcaaaaagcgacataagtgtataaaggatatcaccacaagggctcaggaacacttcagaaaaccactgtcagtaactacagttggtcgctagatctgtaagtgcaagtaaaaactctactataaagtgaaagccatttatcaacaacacccagaaacgccgccggcttcactgggctcaagctcatctaagatggactgatgcaaagtgggaaagtgttctgtgctctgaggagtccacatttcaaattgtttttggaaactgtggatgtcataTCCTCCGGAgcacagaggaaaagaaccatccggattattataggcgtaaagttcaaaagccagcatctgtgatggtatgggggtgtattagtggccaaggcatgggtaacttacacatctgtgaaagcaccattaatgctgaaaggtacatacaggttttggagcaacatatgttgtcatccaagcaacgttattatggacgcccctgcttatttcatcaagaaaatgccaagccacgtgttacaacagcgtggcttcgtagtaaaagagtgtgggtactagactggcctgcctgtagtccagacctgtatcctattgaaaatgtgtggtgcattatgaagcctaaaataccacaatggagggCTTTTTACAGTATGTTCCCAGTGGCCTATCAAGCACCATAACGGCATGATTGGACAAGTTTGGTGTCCAaaaaacagtatatatacattgtatgtaATGCATTTAAACTAATTCATATATCATTGCAATAGGTTCTAAACATATTTGCGTTTGTTTGTGATCTATTGTTCGACCCAGAAACTTGTCTATACCTTGGAACATGGTTGCATCATTTAATTATCCTTACACTAAGTGTTCTGATATCATTAAATCAAAAGTTGATTAGTCAGTACCTGAGTTCTGTGCCACAATAAAAGCCACTTTGTTGGTCCCCGGCTGCATTCTTATGAAGCCACACTCTCTGTGCAGTGGCTTTTTGGAGTCTGCATGGAAGGCGTTGAACCTGCCAAAGAGGAAGGAGTCAGCTGCTAACACAATGCTTTAACAGTTGGTCATTTTTCTTAGATTTTTGTAAAGATgaatatttacatgcatatatttACCTACATGAAATTGATGACTGGCTGTCCAACATGGCTGAAATTAAGCATCTCTGAGTAGCGGAAGGGTTTGATGGTGGGAAAGCATCCCTCTCCTGGTTCATCAGACTGCCAGGTACCCATTAGCCAGTCGAGAGGCAGGATGGCTGAGTTCATCTCCACTAAATAGAAATCACAATAGGATAGTTCATTATAAGGATTAACATACACTACTACAGCTAAATTGTCATTAAAGGCCTCAATCACAGCTACAAAAAATAAAGGTGTGGAATAACAAAACATATtaggacgggggtcagcaacccgcggctctagagccacatgcggctcttcagtggtgccctggtggctccatggagctttttcaaaaatgcatggaaatagaaaaaaaattgaGTGAAAGatctgttttttgttgtaatacgggtttctgtaggaggacaaacatgacacaaaccttcctaattgttacaaagcccactgtttaatatgtttgtgtttatgcttcactgatgagagtatttggcgagcgccgttttgtcctactaatttcagcggcccttgaactcaccattggGTGGACTGTGACTgaccagtttgtttacatgcataactttctccgacactgccacagaaagaagtgtttcatgccactccttctttgtcacattttgtccaccaaacgttttatactgtgcgtgaatgcacaaaagtgagctttgttgatgttattgacttgttggagtgctaatcaggcatatttggtcactgcatgactgcaagctaatcgatgctaacatgctatttaggctagctgtatgtacatattgcatcattatgccctgattgtatgtatatttgagataatttaatttcctttacgtaTGTCCTCtgtgtccatctatccatccattttctaccgcttattccctttggggtcgcggggggcgctggagcctatctcagctacaatcgggcggaaggcggggtacaccctggacaagtcgccacctcatcacagggccaacacagatagacagacaacattcacactcacatccacacactagggccaatttagtgttgccaatcaacttatccccaggtgcatgtctttggaagtgggaggaagccggagtacccggagggaacccacgcagtcacggggagaacatgcaaactccacacagaaagatcccgagcccgggattgaacccaagactactcaggaccttcgtattgtgaggcagatgcactaacccctctgccaccgtgaagccctgtcctctgtgtatttaatttatatttgcatgtctcatgacacatatgtatgtaatattggctgcatttctgataccgGGTAGTTGTTTGtgagccatgttgttccagaccacagcaaactttacccagcttgcaaagattgtaataaatccattagaagaaaacgtttcctttaacttggacacacacacatctatacctttggccattctaagacagtcatttccaggagttatctcaaccTCTGAAATGTTTTACTCAtcgtttccaatgttgtaaaaatgtgtagaatgaatatcatatttcaacatttctgtcaattaatatttgcgtcagcctgcgacacatagtcattttggtagtaggctaatacaactaattagCTATGTGTTGtattctttataacacttatataagacttttaaagtaattttgatagtaggccactatagctaatatagacacttgcatcatgtgttgccatcattataacacttatataagtcttttaattttttgcggctccagaccgattactttttttaaatttgtggtccaatatggctctttcaacattttgggttgccgacccctgtattagGATGAATAGTATAGATgtgacaacaaaaaataaaataaaaaaaataattgtgtgaTTTTTTCCCATATGGTTTTGGTCACGATGAGCATGAATTATTTAATACAAATGCTAGTTTCCTAATATTTAACACGTCCAAATAATTTGTCAGAATTTAGAAAAGCCTCCCCTCACACAagagcaaaatgtgtaaaaaaaaataaaaaaaataaagtcttGCAGTGAAGCGAGAGGCTGTAATACTCCTTTTTACCAGCAGGTGGTGGCGGCGCACAATCTTCTCATTTCCGGTCCAGAGAAGAAAAAGGTTAGCCGTTGcactcatagacatcttataagtagacgcagcattggctgctgtgactcgAGAAATTCggtcgccatcttgaagtggtgatgaggagccggcgagcagcctaaacttacagttgacaggtagaaaacaaagatgccgggctggtgttcagcgttttcctgctcaaatgagcagactgttgaaaataggaatcgggggattacttttcacaagtaacatttaacattaattgtattttgtgaaaagaatattaccacagagttgagaaggagcaaagatcttcaatagtactgaaattgtagccgctagcaaacaagagtatgaccataatagaattgcttgtcaatgaaattaattcaatttaaaaatgtcatacttgaataacataaagttgaaataaattatgaagataaagattgtaagacagaatttggttttattctgaacccagtgaaacagattggtggttttagctgatataaagactttcaggtgtttatatatgttgatgtttaagtatttggcagacgcttttatccaaagcgacatacataaaaaatacatataaaacaatcactgtaaacattatcatttaagggaagaatgtaatacaaaatatcaatacaatgtGTCAAGACAGAAGAAActatctgctgctgcagcaacagagatacagtctataggtccctaagatatataggcatctaatgtattcatacattgtttatgtaggatatacactaacctaatcatattgtttcttcaatttaaaaatagctgaccgtttttttcccagttttgagctcggacgtctggtcacttataggaTATAAGAACATTCTCttacaaactatgaataataaaacacgccaaaacatgtgtcctttatcatagctacgcgTATGACAAAAAAccacgtgaaaatcagtggtattcagtgaggtaaaacgaattaaatgcgctgacagttcattgctcctgccatatgaattgcactgagtggagcggatcaccactccaagatggcggccccgcgtctcgtcagcgccagtaggcagtatcgctcgatgctgcgtctacttataagatgtctatggtagcACTGCACTGACTGGACCGGGTTAGTCGAGGTGACTCTTGTGATATTTTTCTGTAGACGTCACCATTTTCACCTCTAAAATTACACCGAAGACTTGCCTGCTGACTTTTAAAGAAGCTCCCGAATAAGTCTGAACTGTGAAATAACAAATGGGTCAGGTGGACGGTACTTAAAATTCTTACATTGTTTAAGCGAGCTTCAGTGTAAGACCCAGAAACACAGCAACATAGTTTAGCTCTTTGTTTATTCTCTTAAAAATGCAGATGAAGTCACGCTTCACCTTTTTTACACATTATGATTGATAAATTTAAGATCACCCTACCTGAATGCATTACAGGACACGACATTATTCAAATCGACTGCAGCCAGAGACAAACAAGCTAAACACACAATTATTCTACTGCGCATTTGCTCTGACGTCACGTGTCAGGGGATTCTGGGAAATGCAGTTTTATTACACTGTGTATGTGGAAAGCagctgtatgtttttttttgtttttttttaatagtctgtTTTACTTTACCACAAAATAAGGCGGACAATTGATAAAACAATCCACATTTATTGACATCTATCAGTGCATTCAACAAAGACCATGTGGTGTCTActtgtcaatttaaaaaatacaaacagTCTATGTTTTGCAATGCATTTGCAATCAAAATACAAATTATGCATTATCATCGTCAATCTTTCCCTTTGTCTGGGAATTTGCCGCTTTTAAGCCTtgctttttttacagtttttgagcgCGTCTGCCAAGGCGTGCAGTGCCATGTCAGCATTTGCCTTCTCACAGTTGTACCCCATCAGTCCGATCCGCATCACCTAATGGAAAGTAGCATGTGTCAGTACGGTGCCTGGAAGTGGTTTAATAGTGACTCAGAATATGACTATGTCATTTGAGAGAATCTTACAATGCAACACTAACTTATGTGTGCTGTTTCTTCACTACACAGGACTGAAAGGCTGAATACCCACCATGCCGATAGAGGGGCCCAAACCTCCAGTCATCTCCATCTGGTGGTTCTTCATGATGTATGCGAGCAGCTCCCTCCAGTTGTAGCCGTCAGGAATGGCGATGGTGGTCACTGAGGGAAGCCTCAGCTCCTGCAGAGCATTGCAGCAAATCAGCACTGACAATGATGAAGCACGAGgtaataaacaatacaataatacattttcacTCATTCATTTTCATCCTGTTATTCATTCAATGCATGTTATGTGCTTGTCCATTTGTCTCACCCTATCGGGGATGAAAAGTTTGAGGCCCAAGTCTTCAAGTCCTTTGTACAGGTAGGCTGCCACCTCCTTGTGTTTCCTCCAAGACTCTTCCAGCCCCTAGACGGCGACAAACATCAGTGTTCTTCAGCTCACTCTTAAAAGTCTAAATATACAAAGTAAAGTAACATTATTAAATCTTATAGTGAGGTgaattatatacagtacaggccaaaagtttggacacaccttcacattcaatgcgttttctttattttcattgtaggttgtcactgaaggcgtcagaactatgaatgaacacgtgtggagttatgtacttaacaaaaaaaggtgaaataactgaaagcatgttttatattctagtttcttcaaaatagccaccctttgctccgattactttttcagacactcttggtattctctcgttgagcttcaagaggcagtcacctgaaatggttttcactttacaggtgtgcttgaagctcatcgggagAATGCCAAGACTGTGCAGagcagtaccatatttttcggactataagtcgcagtttttttcatagtttgatttATATATgtagttttccttctttattatgcattttcggcaggtgcgacttatactccgaaaaatacggtaatcagagcaaagggtggctattttgaagaaacttggtagctgagataggctccagcgccccccgcgaccccaaaagggaataagcggtagaaaatggatggatggatggatagaatataaaacatgttttcagttatttcactgttttttgttaagtacataactccacatgtgttcattcatagttttgatgccttcagtgacaatctacaatgtaaatagtcatgaaaagaaggaaaacgcattgaatgaggagaaggtgtgtccaaacttttggcctgtactgt is part of the Nerophis lumbriciformis linkage group LG19, RoL_Nlum_v2.1, whole genome shotgun sequence genome and encodes:
- the thap4 gene encoding peroxynitrite isomerase THAP4, translated to MSCPVMHSVEMNSAILPLDWLMGTWQSDEPGEGCFPTIKPFRYSEMLNFSHVGQPVINFMFNAFHADSKKPLHRECGFIRMQPGTNKVAFIVAQNSGLVEIEEGELTGQQLNLRSHSVARISFAKEPHVQEISRVFQLKSDGRLEQRVSMATDNQPLIEHLHITYARVS